The nucleotide window GGCGTCTGGACTGAACACGCGTGCCGGCCACCGTGACACTGCAGGCCGAATCGGTTCTCAGCGCTTAACCAGCCGCGCAAGCAGCTATCAAAACCGTAGTTATCTTTCGCCATGTTGCAAACCCTGCAATCGCTGCCCATCCCTTTGCAGACGGTGCTTCTGCTTGCCGCCAGCAACGTCTTCATGACTTTTGCCTGGTACGGCCACCTGAAGAACCTGGCCACCGCGCCGTGGTATGTGGCCGCGCTCATCAGCTGGGGGATCGCGCTGTTCGAGTATCTGTTGCAGGTGCCCGCCAACCGCATCGGCCACCAGCAATTCAGCGTGGGGCAGCTCAAGATCATGCAGGAGGTGATCACGCTGGCGGTGTTCGTGCCATTCG belongs to Ottowia testudinis and includes:
- a CDS encoding DMT family protein; this encodes MQTLQSLPIPLQTVLLLAASNVFMTFAWYGHLKNLATAPWYVAALISWGIALFEYLLQVPANRIGHQQFSVGQLKIMQEVITLAVFVPFAVLYLREPLKLDYLWAALCMVGAVYFIFRGP